The following DNA comes from Pyramidobacter piscolens W5455.
GCTTCCATTCGGGATCCCAGCGCAGATAGATGCGCGTGTTGACGTGCACCGCACCGTGGTCGAGAGCGGTCATCACGTCGTCGAGACTGTCGTAATAAGTGTTCTCGCCCTTGAGGCCGGAGACCATGTTGGTGATGTAGTAGACGCCGAGCAGAATGTCCTGGGTGGGCGAGACGATGGGCTTGCCGCTGGCGGGGGAGAGCAGGTTGTTGGCGGCCAGCATGAGCATGCGGGCCTCGGTCTGGGCCTCGATGGACAGCGGCACGTGGACGGCCATCTGATCGCCGTCGAAGTCGGCATTGAAGGCCGTGCAGGCCATGGGGTGCAGGCGGATGGCCTTGCCTTCCATGAGGATCGGCTCGAAAGCCTGAATGCCCAGACGGTGCAGCGTCGGGGCGCGGTTGAGCATGACGGGATGATCCTTGATGATCTCTTCGAGGATGCCCCAGATCTCTTCGTTGCCGCGCTCGATCATGCGCTTGCCGTTTTTGACGTTGGTGGCGATCCCCTTCTCGACCATCTTCTGGATGACGAACGGCTTGAACAGCTCCAACGCCATCTGCTTGGGCAGCCCGCACTGGTACAGGCGCAGGAATGGGCCGATGGCGATAACGGAACGGCCGGAATAATCGACGCGCTTACCCAACAGGTTCTGGCGGAAACGGCCCTTCTTGCCGCGCAGCAAGTCGGTAAGACTCTTGAGCGGCCGGTTGCCGGCGCCGAGCACGGCCTTGCCCATGCGGCCGTTATCGATCAAGGCGTCGACGGATTCCTGAAGCATGCGCTTCTCGTTGCGGATGATGATCTCGGGGGCTTTGAGTTCCTTCAGCTTGCTGAGGCGGTTGTTGCGGTTGATGACGCGGCGGTACAGATCGTTGAGGTCGGATGTGGCGAAGCGGCCGCCGTCGAGCTGGACCATGGGGCGCAGGTCGGGGGGGATAACGGGCAAGACTTCGAGCACCATGGACTGGGGCGCGCAGTCGCCCTTGCGGAAGTCCTCCACCACCTGAAGGCGCTTGACGATCTTGCGGCGCTTCTGTCCTGTCGTTTCGGAAAGTTCCTCGCGCAGTTCCTGGACGAGATGGTTCAGATTCATGGCGCAAAGCTTTTCGCGCACGCCTTCGGCGCCGATGCCGGCCTTGAACTTGGGATCGTAAGCCGAGCACAGGTACTGTTCGCGCTCGATGATGATGTCGGATTCGGAGAACGGCGATTCGCCCTCGTCGATGACCAGGTAACAGGGATCCTCGACGACGACGCTCTCAAGCTGCGAGGTGAAACGGTGCGGATATTTTTCCTGGAACAGGGTGTGTTCCGACTGGGAGAGAATCTGTCCCTTGCTGTAGGGCAGATGAGTCACCGAGGTGACGACGTAGCTGTCCTGAGAGCCCGTCTTGCGGCGTTCGGCTTCGACGGTGTTGCCGTCTTCGCGCAGAGCTGCGAGATCTGATTCGGAAATGTTGTCGCCGATGGTCCATTTGTGGTCGACGCGCGTCTCGGCGATCAGTCCGGCGGCGGTCAGCACGGATACATCGCCGGCGGTGACACCGTTGAGGGAGAGGATGGTGTAGGCCGGCTCCGCCGAGAAAGAGTCTTCGCCCCATTCCGACTGGTAACGGGCCAGCTGGTTGGCGCTGATCACGTCGCCGGCGGCAAGCGGCACGTCGTCCGTGGAGAGGATGCGGTACGCCTCTTCGGCCTTGAATTTGGGGTCGTAATGAGCGTGGACGCGCATCTCCGATTCGGAGATCACGTCGTCTTTGGCGGCCAAGTCGGGACGTTTGCCCTCGATGACGATCTTGTAGGCCGCCTCGCGCTTGCGCAGCGGCGCGAAATAGACCACGCGCTCCAGCATTTTGGTGGGCGTGCCCAGCAGCAGGCTGAGACGGCTGGGAATGCCGCGCAGATACCAGATGTGCACGACGGGAGCCGCCAGTTCGATATGTCCCATGCGCTCGCGGCGCACGCGGTTGTCGGTGACTTCGACGCCGCAGCGGTCGCAGACGACGCCCTTGAACTTGGGACCGCTCTTCTTGTACTTGCCGCAGGCGCACTCGTAGCTTTTGGTCGGCCCGAAGATGCGCTCGCAGAAAAGGCCGTCGCGTTCGGGACGCAACGTGCGGTAGTTGATCGTTTCGGGCTTTTTGACTTCGCCATGGGACAGTTCCCGGATCTGGTCGGGAGTGGCCAGGCGCAGACGGATTCCGACGATTTCTTTATTCATAAGGAGAATCACTCCATTTCTATCCAATAAATGACGAAAAGACGAATACGAGACCGGGAAACGTTCGGAAGCGGGAGAGAAAGCGACAGCGCTCTCCCGCTTTTCTTTTTGTCGTTTACTCGTTCGGGTTGGGCATTTCCCGCGCTTCGGGATCCGCCGTTTCCTCGCCGCCGGCGTTCGCTTCATCCGCATCCGGCAGCGCTTCGGACTCCTCCTCACCGCCGGATCCCGCAGCGTTTCGTTCCGCCGGCTGAGCGGGCAAGTCCGCTGCGGCGGCGAACATCATATCGCTGGCGGTGATGTTGTCAATGTCGCTGGGACGGCGCGGGCCGTCGTCATCGTCGTCGATCGGGAGCGGGCCGGAAGTGCCGTCGCTGTAATCGATGGAAACGGTCAGCCCCAGGCCTTCCAGTTCCTTGACGAGCACTTTGAAGCTCTCGGGCACGCCGGGCTTGGTGAGGTTCTGCCCCTTGATGATCTTTTCGTAGGTCTTGAGTCGGCCGCGGATATCGTCGGACTTGACGGTGAGCATTTCCTGAAGCACGTGCGCGGCGCCGTAGCCCTGCAGGGCCCAGACTTCCATCTCGCCGAAGCGCTGGCCGCCGAACTGGGCCTTTCCGCCCAGAGGCTGCTGCGTGATCAGGCTGTACGGCCCGACGGAACGGGCGTGCAGCTTGTCGTCGACGAGGTGGTTCAGTTTGAGCATGTACATGACGCCAACGGTGCTGGGCTCGGCCATCAGGTCGCCGGTGCGCCCGTCGCGCAGGCGGATCGTGCCGCCCGACGACAGTTTGCCGCGCAGGTCGGGGTCGCGGTCGGAAATCTCTTGCAGCATCTTGTAGATTTCCTCTTCCGTGGCGCCCTCGAACACGGGGGTGCCGACGTTCCAGCCGTTCTTGAGGGCGACGAAGCCGAGGATGACTTCGAGCACCTGGCCGAGGTTCATGCGGCTGGGAACGCCCAAAGGGTTGAGACAGACGTCGACGGGCGTGCCGTCGGGCAGATAGGGCATGTCCTCCACGGGCAGGACGCGGGAAACGACGCCCTTGTTGCCGTGGCGTCCCGACATCTTGTCGCCGACGGTGATCTTGCGCCACTGGGCCACGTAGACCTTGATGACCTCGTTGACGCCGGGGCTGAGCGACTCGGGATTGTCGACGTGGTTGAGGCGCTTGACGGAAACGACTTTGCCGCGCGTGCCGTGAGGCAGGTGCAGCGACGTGTCGCGCACTTCGCCGGCTTTTTCGCCGAAAATGGCGCGCAGCAGTTTTTCCTCGGGGCTGTGGTCGGCCTCGCCTTTGGGCGTGACCTTGCCGACGAGGATGTCGCCGGGGTTGACCTCGGCGCCGATGCGCACCACGCCGTCCTCGTCGAGATTGCGCAGCGCGTCTTCGCCGACATTGGGGATGTCGCGGGTGATCTCCTCGGGGCCAAGCTTGGTGTCGCGGGAATCGATCTCGTACTCTTCGATGTGGATGGAAGAAAAATAGTCTTCCTTGACGAGCTTTTCGCTGAGCAGGATGGCGTCCTCGTAGTTGTAGCCTTCCCATGGCACGAAGGCAATGAGCACGTTACGCCCGAGCGCCAGCTCGCCGCCGTCGACGGATTGGCCGTCGGCCAGCAATTCGTCGGTTTTTACCCTGTCACCCACGTCGACCGTGGGACGCTGGTGAATGATGGTCCCCTGATTGGAGCGCAGGAACTTGTCGAGTTCGAATTCATGGCGGCCGCCGTTGTCGTCGGTCACTTCGATGCGGTCGGAATCGACATAGGTGACGGAGCCGTCGCAGGAAGAATAGACGCAGCAGCCGGAATCGCGGGCCACGCGCTCTTCGATGCCGGTGCCGACAAAAGGAGCTTTGGGCAGCAGCAGAGGCACGGCCTGACGCTGCATGTTCGAACCCATCAGAGCGCGATTGGCGTCGTCGTGCTCGAGGAACGGGATCAGCGCGGCGGAAGCCGACACGACCTGCTTCGAAGATACGTCGAGGAAATCCACCTGTTCGGGAGCGATCTTGACGATATCGCCCTTGTAGCGGGCGTACACGGCGTCTTCCGTCAGGCGCCCCGTTTGCGGATCGAAGGGCGTGTTGGCGCGGCCGACGTAATAGTTGTCCTCCTCGTCGGCGGACAGATAGACGACGTCTTCCGCCTTCGTGGAGACCACGCCGTTTTTGACGGGGCGGCGCGGCGTGATCAGGAAGCCGTACTCGTTGAGGCGCGCGTAGGTACCCAGCGAAGTCACCAGACCGATGTTCGGACCTTCGGGCGTCTCGATGGGACAGATGCGGCCATAGTGGGTGTAGTGAACGTCGCGGGCTTCGAATCCGGCGCGCTCGCGGCTCAGACCGCCGGGGCCCAGGGCCGAAAGGCGGCGGCGGTGCGTCAGCTCCGAAAGAGGATTGTTCTGATCCATGAACTGCGACAGCTGTCCCGAACCGAAGAACTCGCGCAGAGCGGCCGCCAGCGGACGCACGTTGATCAAATCGCGGGCCATGGCCTTGCTGAGGTCGGCCACAGTGGTCATGCGTTCCTTGGCGATGCGCTCGAGACGCAGCATGCCGATGCGCAGCTGACTCTGCAGCAGTTCGCCGATGGAGCGGACGCGGCGGTTGCCGAGATGGTCGATGTCGTCGACACGCTCCTCGCCGATCTCGGGGAACGTCATGTCGTCGCGCTGCTCCTCCGTGTCGCGCAGGGCGACCAGCCCCTTGACAATACGGACCAGATCGTCGAGCGTAA
Coding sequences within:
- the rpoB gene encoding DNA-directed RNA polymerase subunit beta, with translation MAEFVPVSKGRQRLIFGSGHDVIPLPDMVEVQRESYRSFFQEGAAPEDRESVGLQELLDEISPISNFDGSFRLEFLGYEIDEPSMSQEEAKRRDCTWHRPIRAKVRLHNDRAQEVREEEIYLGDFPVMTPRGTFIINGTERVVVNQLARSAGVYFKSEPGASGAQNYSAKIIPERGAWVEFVMAGDSLSVNIDSRRKLPATLLLKAFGLGTNEELLKAFGGVVEDLDIVTEEAAGRLLAESVTDSRGQVLLHEGTRLDKDGLELLWEQGRTSLKVWNVAPIFVSALEKENANSTDEALLEILRRMRPNEPVRIEGAREYFDELFLDVRRYTLGRVGRYKLNRRLGLSLKKDEYLLTLDDLVRIVKGLVALRDTEEQRDDMTFPEIGEERVDDIDHLGNRRVRSIGELLQSQLRIGMLRLERIAKERMTTVADLSKAMARDLINVRPLAAALREFFGSGQLSQFMDQNNPLSELTHRRRLSALGPGGLSRERAGFEARDVHYTHYGRICPIETPEGPNIGLVTSLGTYARLNEYGFLITPRRPVKNGVVSTKAEDVVYLSADEEDNYYVGRANTPFDPQTGRLTEDAVYARYKGDIVKIAPEQVDFLDVSSKQVVSASAALIPFLEHDDANRALMGSNMQRQAVPLLLPKAPFVGTGIEERVARDSGCCVYSSCDGSVTYVDSDRIEVTDDNGGRHEFELDKFLRSNQGTIIHQRPTVDVGDRVKTDELLADGQSVDGGELALGRNVLIAFVPWEGYNYEDAILLSEKLVKEDYFSSIHIEEYEIDSRDTKLGPEEITRDIPNVGEDALRNLDEDGVVRIGAEVNPGDILVGKVTPKGEADHSPEEKLLRAIFGEKAGEVRDTSLHLPHGTRGKVVSVKRLNHVDNPESLSPGVNEVIKVYVAQWRKITVGDKMSGRHGNKGVVSRVLPVEDMPYLPDGTPVDVCLNPLGVPSRMNLGQVLEVILGFVALKNGWNVGTPVFEGATEEEIYKMLQEISDRDPDLRGKLSSGGTIRLRDGRTGDLMAEPSTVGVMYMLKLNHLVDDKLHARSVGPYSLITQQPLGGKAQFGGQRFGEMEVWALQGYGAAHVLQEMLTVKSDDIRGRLKTYEKIIKGQNLTKPGVPESFKVLVKELEGLGLTVSIDYSDGTSGPLPIDDDDDGPRRPSDIDNITASDMMFAAAADLPAQPAERNAAGSGGEEESEALPDADEANAGGEETADPEAREMPNPNE